A section of the Drosophila subobscura isolate 14011-0131.10 chromosome A, UCBerk_Dsub_1.0, whole genome shotgun sequence genome encodes:
- the LOC117903426 gene encoding uncharacterized protein LOC117903426, producing MEPTTPGASRRQFARRRREQQQQQRRTRLSPVWNSNWNSDKRPPVRGSSNVAVVRPSRSSMETTKTRPASTCLHSRGMHSFSNPYVALLHGKEQANGGVGKRCNRMPVAPCPMAFGRTYTAPQPPTASQAAKGGQSTKTGLVRNAAVKAKVDSHLCSSSDHMVPLAMENKALAEAHQQLDLLITGIERESYQMPSTRPPPRRRRSRGARVQSGKGVRCQMGKPPPVPAGSPMLSARYKKSAREDAEQIRHLVPLACNPQLLPPARREALLELLSRAEQHDNGIVELLRPPTGNSSRNNRLTMLQMLPLSLDESPYGKQMSQKYLCQPGGAGLRTDDERFKEAKILRSPTGQVLLSRTLEEELKDEQMVLNFMEEKLKWRQEASAGAQQLNERQQQAMRERAELEQHKQLVIECRERRRQADLKKELNQRKDMVIPRRMLPKVVPESEDEAKDAATWCHLRRGHQISHSEMFKAVDDPLNELLERRHQFQVHAQAIAFPKTKEDTPRSNQASHIPQQCVAKAVDLDDPLHELRDQRHLFQMHSQDCCLYRNARSSTPWEIFASVAATCIQELLDDVLAADSDKDDSGDESEIESD from the exons ATGGAGCCAACAACACCGGGTGCCAGTCGTCGGCAGTTCGCGCGCAGGCGccgcgagcagcagcagcagcagcgcaggaCACGCCTGAGTCCCGTATGGAACTCCAACTGGAACAGCGACAAGCGTCCGCCGGTGCGAGGCTCCTCCAACGTGGCAGTTGTGCGGCCCAGCAGGAGCTCCATGGAAACCACAAAGACCCGTCCAGCCAGCACTTGTCTGCATTCGCGGGGGATGCACTCCTTCTCCAACCCCTatgtggcgctgctgcacgGCAAGGAACAGGCGAATGGCGGCGTTGGGAAGAGATGCAACCGAATGCCGGtggccccatgccccatggccTTCGGACGGACGTACACTGCGCCGCAGCCTCCCACTGCCAGCCAGGCGGCCAAGGGCGGGCAAAGCACAAAGACCGGCTTAGTCCGTAATGCAGCCGTCAAGGCCAAGGTGGACTCGCACCTGTGCTCCAGCTCGGATCACATGGTGCCTTTGGCGATGGAGAACAAGGCCCTGGCCGAGGCCCACCAGCAGCTAGATTTGCTCATCACCGGGATCGAGCGGGAGAGCTATCAAATGCCTTCGACACGTCCACCCCCACGCCGCCGCCGATCCAGAGGAGCGCGAGTCCAAAGCGGGAAAGGAGTGCGCTGCCAGATGGGTAAACCACCGCCGGTGCCAGCCGGCTCTCCCATGCTGAGTGCCCGCTACAAGAAGAGTGCAAGGGAGGACGCGGAGCAGATCCGACACCTGGTACCGTTGGCATGCAAtccacagctgctgcccccgGCGCGGCGAGaggcgctgctggagctgttATCGCGTGCCGAGCAGCACGACAATGGCAtagtggagctgctgcggccgcCCACGGGCAACTCCTCGAGGAACAACAGGCTGACGATGCTCCAGATGCT GCCTTTGAGCCTGGATGAGTCGCCGTACGGCAAGCAGATGTCCCAGAAGTATCTGTGCCAGCCTGGCGGCGCGGGCCTGCGAACCGACGATGAGCGCTTCAAGGAGGCGAAGATCCTGCGCAGTCCCACTGGTCAGGTGCTGCTGTCGCGCAccctggaggaggagctcaaGGATGAGCAAATGGTGCTTAACTTCATGGAGGAGAAGCTCAAGTGGCGGCAGGAAGCCTCTGCTGGTGCCCAGCAGCTCAAcgagcgccagcagcaggccatgCGGGAGCGggccgagctggagcagcacaagcagctgGTGATCGAGTGTCGGGAGCGGCGGCGTCAAGCCGATCTCAAGAAGGAGCTCAATCAGCGGAAAGATATGGTAATTCCGCGCAGAATGCTGCCCAAAGTTGTTCCCGAAAGCGAGGATGAAGCGAAGGACGCTGCGACCTGGTGCCATCTCCGACGAGGCCATCAAATATCACACTCAGAAATGTTCAAGGCGGTCGATGATCCCCTGAATGAGCTCCTCGAGCGGCGACATCAGTTCCAGGTACATGCTCAGGCCATAGCTTTTCCCAAGACCAAGGAGGACACTCCAAGGAGCAATCAAGCCTCACACATCCCACAGCAATGCGTGGCCAAGGCCGTAGACCTCGATGATCCCCTGCATGAGCTCCGCGACCAGCGCCATTTGTTCCAGATGCATTCGCAGGACTGTTGCCTCTACAGAAACGCCCGAAGCTCCACGCCCTGGGAGATCTTTGCCAG TGTGGCCGCGACCTGCATCCAGGAGTTGTTGGACGACGTGCTGGCCGCAGACAGCGACAAAGATGATTCTGGCGACGAATCTGAGATCGAATCTGACTGA